The proteins below come from a single Pichia kudriavzevii chromosome 2, complete sequence genomic window:
- a CDS encoding uncharacterized protein (PKUD0B05480; similar to Saccharomyces cerevisiae YDR394W (RPT3); ancestral locus Anc_5.486), whose product MEELGIIPQEELPHKQIEKLATKSVNGSANISSSNNVNSDIYLTLKKLEKDLELILLQEDYIKDEQRYLKRELVRAQEEVKKIQSVPLVIGQFLEPIDQTTGIVSSTTGSNYVVRILSTLDRELLKPNASVALHRHSNALVDILPPEADSSISIVGENEKPDVTYNDVGGLDMQKQEIREAVELPLVQADLYKQIGIDPPRGVLLYGPPGTGKTMLVKAVANSSSASFIRMNGSEFVQKYLGEGPRMVRDVFRLARENAPSIVFIDEVDSIATKRFDAQTGADREVQRILIELLTQMDGFDQETNVKVIMATNRADTLDPALLRPGRLDRKIEFPNLKDRRERRMIFSTIASKMSLAPEADLDSLIMRNDPLSGAIIAAIMQDAGLRAVRKNRYMIIQSDLEEAYSAQVKTGSEVDKFDFYK is encoded by the coding sequence ATGGAGGAATTAGGAATCATCCCACAGGAAGAATTACCACATAAACAGATTGAAAAGTTGGCTACAAAGTCTGTCAATGGATCTGCCAACATAAGCTCAAGCAACAACGTCAATAGTGATATTTACCTCACGttaaagaaattggaaaaagaCTTAGAGCTAATTTTACTTCAAGAGGATTACATCAAAGATGAACAAAGATATTTAAAGAGAGAACTGGTGAGAGCACAGGAAGAGGTGAAGAAAATTCAGTCTGTTCCGTTGGTTATTGGACAATTTCTCGAACCAATTGATCAAACTACCGgtattgtttcttcaacGACAGGCTCCAACTACGTTGTCAGGATTTTGTCCACTCTAGATAGAGAGTTGCTTAAACCAAACGCATCAGTCGCATTGCATCGCCATTCAAATGCTCTTGTTGATATTCTCCCTCCTGAAGCtgattcttcaatctcCATTGTTGGAGAAAACGAAAAACCAGATGTCACATACAATGACGTTGGTGGTTTAGACATGCAAAAGCAGGAAATAAGAGAGGCAGTTGAATTGCCCTTGGTTCAAGCTGATCTATATAAGCAAATTGGTATTGATCCACCAAGAGGTGTTTTACTTTATGGTCCTCCCGGTACAGGTAAAACTATGTTGGTCAAAGCAGTGGCAAACAGCTCTTCGGCATCATTTATCAGAATGAATGGTTCTGAGTTTGTTCAAAAGTATCTTGGTGAAGGTCCAAGGATGGTAAGGGATGTTTTCAGACTAGCACGTGAAAATGCACCGTCGattgttttcattgacGAAGTTGATTCGATTGCCACTAAAAGATTCGACGCACAAACTGGTGCTGATAGGGAGGTTCAAAGAATCTTAATTGAGTTGTTGACACAAATGGACGGATTCGATCAAGAGACTAACGTGAAGGTTATTATGGCAACTAATAGAGCAGACACATTGGATCCAGCACTTTTGAGACCCGGTAGATTAGATCGTAAAATTGAGTTCCCGAACTTAAAAGACAGGAGAGAAAGACGGATGATTTTTAGTACTATTGCATCAAAAATGTCGCTTGCACCTGAAGCCGATTTAGATTCTTTGATCATGAGAAACGATCCTTTGAGTGGTGCAATCATTGCAGCCATCATGCAAGATGCAGGTTTACGTGCAGTTAGAAAAAACAGATATATGATTATACAGAGTGACTTGGAAGAAGCATATAGTGCCCAGGTTAAGACTGGAAGTGAAGTGgataaatttgatttctatAAATAG
- a CDS encoding uncharacterized protein (PKUD0B05490; similar to Saccharomyces cerevisiae YOR149C (SMP3); ancestral locus Anc_5.487), whose amino-acid sequence MTGTWRTLLFASLVAKFYFATQPSYIHPDEFFQSFQILYNDNLPWEVQDASNINRSVVPLLITHYPSIWLGNKLGFEPIQIYMLSRIQMTTLSWIITDWCLYRLIPSKHERIKSLLFTTTSYLTLVHQSHTLSNSLETLLLLLTLYLINDIRFFLEQQGTNYSLTKLAILGTLISFGTFNRITFGAWILIPSFYLFEFFVYRPKRSLVPIVSFILTSMLIIFIDKKYYDSPSWTIAPLNNLIYNMKTSNLAHHGLHSRFTHILVNYPQIVGPLIFSIFPFNTNYIRTISFLSVVSGFSILSIFPHQELRFLLPSVPLLSSLTSFSTSQQPRLEKFQKLVLPLWIIYTAVMSLIYGLFHQAGIVPSLVELNSILPENGGSSVLYWRTYPAPTWMLSLSQNFEYISKSDDDLIQIPDACSDYFVNMMGVDSEIVLQVNEKLFQCGEVYLVAPKNAMLHIDRPYITIWESFWHLDLDHFEFHKFGIDTLRPGIGIYKLL is encoded by the coding sequence ATGACCGGAACATGGCGTACACTGCTGTTTGCGTCTCTAGTTGCAAAATTCTATTTTGCAACGCAGCCGTCATATATCCATCCagatgaattttttcaatcGTTCCAGATCTTGTACAACGACAATCTACCTTGGGAAGTGCAAGATGCATCTAATATCAATAGGTCAGTTGTCCCCCTACTGATAACACACTATCCCTCTATATGGTTGGGAAACAAGCTGGGGTTTGAACCAATCCAAATATACATGCTCAGTAGAATCCAAATGACTACATTGTCATGGATAATCACTGATTGGTGCCTCTATCGATTGATACCATCCAAGCATGAAAGAATAAAATCTTTGCTCTTTACAACAACTTCTTATTTGACGCTGGTACATCAATCGCACACCTTATCAAACTCTTTGGAGACCTTACTTTTGCTTTTGACGCTGTATTTGATTAACGATATAAGATTTTTCCTTGAGCAACAAGGAACCAATTACTCATTAACAAAATTGGCAATTCTAGGGACGTTAATATCATTTGGAACATTTAATAGGATAACATTTGGTGCATGGATACTAATACCATCattttatctttttgagtttttcgTCTATCGCCCGAAACGTTCGTTAGTTCCCATTGTATCATTCATTTTGACCTCAATGCTAATAATAttcattgacaaaaaaTACTACGACTCACCATCGTGGACAATAGCTCCACTAAATAACTTAATTTATAACATGAAGACATCAAATCTAGCTCATCACGGGCTGCATTCACGGTTTACCCATATCCTTGTTAATTATCCACAAATTGTTGGtccattgattttttcaatattccCATTCAACACAAATTATATTCGTACTATATCATTTCTGTCTGTTGTTTCAGGGTTTTCTATTTTGTCTATTTTTCCACACCAAGAATTGAGGTTTCTTTTACCATCTGTACCtttattatcatcattgacCAGCTTTTCTACTTCTCAACAGCCACGGTTGgaaaagtttcaaaagttgGTACTACCATTATGGATAATATACACTGCAGTAATGTCGCTAATTTATGGATTATTCCATCAGGCTGGTATTGTACCATCGTTAGTTGAACTCAACAGTATCCTCCCTGAGAATGGCGGGTCTTCTGTCTTATATTGGAGGACTTATCCTGCTCCTACGTGGATGCTATCACTGTCCCAAAACTTTGAATACATATCTAaatctgatgatgatttgattcAGATACCTGATGCCTGCAGTGACTACTTTGTCAATATGATGGGTGTAGACTCAGAAATCGTTTTACAAGTAAATGAAAAACTGTTCCAGTGTGGAGAGGTTTATTTAGTTGCTCCAAAGAATGCCATGTTACACATCGATAGACCATATATTACCATTTGGGAATCCTTTTGGCATCTAGATTTGGATCATTTTGAGTTTCATAAGTTCGGTATTGATACATTACGTCCTGGTATTGGAATATACAAATTATTATAG